In a single window of the Halobaculum lipolyticum genome:
- a CDS encoding sulfurtransferase: MTDYAKDVLVDADWVEARLDEFQSDDPAHRLVEVDVDTEAYDSGHAPGAIGFNWETDLQDQTQRDVLTKDDFEALNAEHGISEDSTVVLYGDNSNWFAAYTYWQYKYYGHDDVKLLDGGREYWVDNDYPLTEEAPDFPETTYTAEDPDESIRAYRDDVDAAIDAGVPLVDVRSPEEYSGEILAPPGLQETAQRGGHIPGARNISWASVTNDDGTFKTKDELEDLYSDVLAAGDDEIVAYCRIGERSSVAWFALHELVGADQTVNYDGSWTEWGNLVRAPIVKGSEPGGD, encoded by the coding sequence ATGACAGACTACGCGAAGGACGTGCTCGTCGACGCCGACTGGGTGGAGGCCCGGCTCGACGAGTTCCAGTCCGACGACCCGGCGCACCGACTCGTGGAGGTGGACGTGGACACCGAGGCGTACGACTCGGGCCACGCCCCCGGCGCGATCGGCTTCAACTGGGAGACGGACCTGCAGGACCAGACCCAGCGCGACGTGCTGACGAAGGACGACTTCGAGGCGCTCAACGCCGAACACGGCATCAGCGAGGACTCGACGGTCGTCCTCTACGGCGACAACTCCAACTGGTTCGCGGCGTACACCTACTGGCAGTACAAGTACTACGGCCACGACGACGTGAAGCTGCTCGACGGCGGCCGCGAGTACTGGGTCGACAACGACTACCCGCTCACCGAGGAGGCGCCCGACTTCCCCGAGACGACGTACACCGCCGAGGATCCGGACGAGTCGATCCGCGCGTACCGCGACGACGTGGACGCCGCCATCGACGCGGGCGTTCCCCTCGTCGACGTGCGCTCGCCCGAGGAGTACAGCGGCGAGATCCTCGCCCCGCCGGGCCTGCAGGAGACCGCCCAGCGCGGCGGCCACATCCCCGGCGCCCGCAACATCTCGTGGGCCTCCGTCACCAACGACGACGGGACGTTCAAGACGAAGGACGAACTCGAAGACCTCTACAGCGACGTGCTCGCGGCGGGCGACGACGAGATCGTCGCCTACTGCCGCATCGGCGAGCGCTCGTCGGTCGCGTGGTTCGCGCTCCACGAACTCGTCGGCGCCGACCAGACCGTCAACTACGACGGCTCGTGGACCGAGTGGGGGAACCTCGTCCGCGCCCCGATCGTGAAGGGCAGCGAGCCGGGCGGCGACTGA
- a CDS encoding sulfurtransferase: MSDTFVPATWVAERLDDPAVRVVDVRDAWEYDGIGHLPGAVSIPFDEFRSGAGAASAAEEASGDEPRAHGDEGMLPGTERWAELLSAAGIGGDDEIVAYDDEHGVFAARFLVTAELYGHDPAKLRVLDGDYSAWSRERATEREAPDPAPTDYEPGDPVRSPLVGFEEVERRLDGDTVIVDTRDPEEYAAGHLPGATNLDWLELVDPDTRGLKPRGDLEAVLSDRGVSPDREVLLYCNTARRISHTYLVLRHLGYEDVLFYEGSLTEWEERGGDTVTA; encoded by the coding sequence ATGAGCGACACGTTCGTCCCGGCGACGTGGGTCGCCGAGCGGCTCGACGACCCCGCGGTCCGCGTCGTCGACGTCCGCGACGCGTGGGAGTACGACGGTATCGGCCACCTCCCGGGCGCGGTGTCGATCCCGTTCGACGAGTTCCGGTCGGGCGCGGGCGCGGCTTCAGCCGCGGAGGAGGCGAGCGGCGACGAGCCGCGAGCCCACGGCGACGAGGGGATGCTCCCGGGCACCGAGCGCTGGGCCGAGTTGCTGTCGGCGGCGGGGATCGGCGGCGACGACGAGATCGTCGCCTACGACGACGAGCACGGCGTGTTCGCCGCGCGCTTCCTCGTCACCGCCGAGCTGTACGGTCACGACCCCGCGAAGCTGCGCGTCCTCGACGGCGACTACAGCGCGTGGAGTCGCGAACGCGCGACCGAGCGGGAGGCGCCCGATCCCGCGCCGACCGACTACGAGCCGGGCGATCCGGTCCGTTCGCCGCTCGTCGGCTTCGAGGAGGTCGAGCGCCGCCTCGACGGCGACACCGTGATCGTCGACACGCGCGACCCCGAGGAGTACGCCGCGGGCCACCTGCCCGGGGCGACGAACCTCGACTGGTTGGAACTGGTCGACCCCGACACGCGCGGGCTGAAACCGCGCGGGGACCTGGAGGCGGTCCTGTCGGACCGCGGCGTGTCGCCCGACCGGGAGGTGCTGCTGTACTGCAACACCGCCCGGCGGATCAGCCACACGTACCTCGTGCTCCGCCACCTCGGCTACGAGGACGTGCTGTTCTACGAGGGCAGCCTCACAGAGTGGGAGGAACGCGGCGGCGACACCGTCACCGCGTGA
- a CDS encoding AI-2E family transporter — translation MQPSRRTALAALLAGLLVLTAIVLESVLSTVVFAVTVAYVLYPLRQRVRERGYPRRVAAGAATAAGFLGVVALAVPLSYVLYRRRRDLIDFVGSFPAEIVVDLGTFVYVVETEVVFVTVQSTLRGLAFSLASAAPVLALKAMLFVLLVYGLLLKPRAPRAALLRLCPGEYHDVLLALHRRTASTLRAIYVLQGATAVGTFAVALATFAALGYRSPFALAVVAGVLQFVPVLGPSIVVVALAAADVIAGNAFRAAIVLVVGLVLIGFAPDAVIRPRLAGGATDMPVSVYFVGFVGGLLTLGAIGFVVGPLVVALLAETVSLLSENGVTTQQQLPGSSAPAADGGSDGGGRAGGTTFLGDDGRGPGDSDPVGDGGEPADSPAEGGSDRDGRSDRVGDRDGDRDDDGADLTR, via the coding sequence ATGCAACCCAGCCGGCGAACCGCCCTCGCGGCCTTGCTCGCCGGTCTCCTCGTCCTCACGGCGATCGTGTTGGAGAGCGTCCTCTCGACGGTCGTGTTCGCCGTGACGGTGGCGTACGTGCTGTACCCGCTGCGCCAACGGGTGCGCGAGCGGGGCTACCCGCGCCGGGTCGCCGCGGGAGCGGCGACGGCCGCGGGGTTCCTCGGCGTCGTCGCGCTGGCGGTCCCGCTGTCGTACGTGTTGTACCGGCGCCGGCGCGACCTGATCGACTTCGTCGGGTCGTTCCCCGCGGAGATCGTCGTCGACCTCGGGACGTTCGTGTACGTCGTCGAGACGGAGGTCGTGTTCGTCACCGTGCAGTCGACGCTGCGGGGGCTCGCCTTCTCGCTGGCGTCGGCGGCGCCCGTCCTCGCGCTGAAGGCGATGCTGTTCGTCCTGCTCGTGTACGGCCTGCTCCTCAAGCCCCGGGCGCCGCGGGCGGCGCTGTTGCGGCTGTGCCCCGGCGAGTACCACGACGTGCTGCTGGCGCTCCACCGCCGGACGGCGTCGACGCTGCGGGCGATCTACGTGCTACAGGGGGCGACCGCCGTCGGCACCTTCGCCGTCGCGCTCGCGACGTTCGCGGCGCTCGGCTACCGGTCGCCGTTCGCGCTGGCGGTCGTCGCGGGCGTGCTCCAGTTCGTCCCCGTGCTCGGTCCCAGCATCGTCGTCGTCGCGCTGGCGGCCGCCGACGTGATCGCTGGCAACGCCTTCCGCGCGGCCATCGTCCTCGTCGTCGGGCTGGTGCTGATCGGCTTCGCGCCCGACGCGGTGATCCGCCCGCGCTTGGCCGGCGGCGCGACCGACATGCCCGTCTCCGTCTACTTCGTCGGCTTCGTCGGGGGGCTGCTCACCCTCGGCGCCATCGGCTTCGTCGTCGGCCCGCTCGTCGTCGCGCTGCTGGCCGAGACGGTCAGCCTCCTGTCGGAGAACGGCGTGACCACCCAACAACAGCTCCCCGGGTCGTCCGCGCCCGCCGCCGACGGGGGGTCGGACGGGGGCGGTCGCGCCGGCGGGACCACCTTCCTGGGCGACGACGGTCGCGGGCCGGGCGACTCCGACCCCGTCGGCGACGGCGGGGAGCCGGCGGACTCCCCGGCCGAGGGCGGGTCGGACCGCGACGGCCGCAGCGACCGCGTCGGCGACCGCGACGGCGACCGCGACGACGACGGCGCCGATCTCACGCGGTGA
- a CDS encoding thiamine ABC transporter substrate-binding protein, translating into MTETNRRSRRRFLRVAGAAGVAGLAGCSAEPTGESTSESAGGTSDDQVTTAGTTTGEPTESTADTLVVATYPPFVNAPSTSPGAWLKREFESEFDATLVYQTPDSELNYYIERAVQGVDFEADVYVGLDTGQLIDADGQRGEGQFTDPLFAETTDLAGIDAVKDGLLFDPRNRAVPFDTGYISLVWNATMDGGDFVAPETFEELASADYAGDLIAQNPTTSTTGEAFMLHTVDAFGADGYLDYWERLQDNGITVLGNWSDSYSAYLNEEAPMVVSYSTDQVFASAEGQDLQKHQIRFLNDQGYANPEGMARFASSDAPRLARRFMEFVLRPEIQAGIAQRNVAFPAITDAPLPEDYAQYAKEPAEAVTFTYDDLEANLSTWTDQWARRFAGG; encoded by the coding sequence ATGACAGAGACGAACCGACGGAGCAGACGACGGTTCCTGCGTGTCGCGGGCGCCGCGGGCGTCGCCGGGCTGGCCGGCTGTTCGGCCGAGCCGACCGGGGAGTCGACGAGCGAGTCGGCCGGCGGCACGAGCGACGACCAAGTGACGACGGCGGGGACGACCACGGGCGAGCCGACCGAGTCGACGGCGGACACGCTCGTCGTGGCGACGTACCCCCCGTTCGTGAACGCCCCCTCCACCAGCCCCGGCGCGTGGCTGAAACGGGAGTTCGAGTCCGAGTTCGACGCGACGCTGGTGTACCAGACGCCCGACTCGGAGCTGAACTACTACATCGAGCGCGCGGTGCAGGGCGTCGACTTCGAGGCGGACGTGTACGTCGGGCTCGACACCGGCCAGCTCATCGACGCCGACGGCCAGCGCGGCGAGGGGCAGTTCACCGACCCCCTGTTCGCCGAGACGACCGACCTCGCGGGGATCGACGCGGTGAAGGACGGGCTGCTGTTCGACCCACGGAACCGCGCGGTGCCGTTCGACACCGGGTACATCTCGCTGGTGTGGAACGCGACGATGGACGGCGGCGACTTCGTCGCGCCCGAGACGTTCGAGGAGTTGGCGTCCGCGGACTACGCGGGCGACCTCATCGCGCAGAACCCCACCACCTCGACGACCGGGGAGGCGTTCATGCTCCACACGGTCGACGCCTTCGGCGCCGACGGCTACCTCGACTACTGGGAGCGCCTCCAGGACAACGGGATCACCGTCCTCGGCAACTGGTCGGACTCCTACTCGGCGTACCTCAACGAGGAGGCGCCGATGGTCGTCTCCTACTCCACCGACCAGGTGTTCGCCTCCGCCGAAGGGCAGGACCTGCAGAAACACCAGATCCGGTTCCTGAACGACCAGGGGTACGCCAACCCCGAGGGGATGGCCCGGTTCGCCTCCAGCGACGCGCCCCGGCTCGCGCGGCGGTTCATGGAGTTCGTCCTCCGTCCCGAGATCCAAGCGGGCATCGCCCAACGCAACGTCGCGTTCCCGGCGATCACCGACGCGCCGCTCCCCGAGGACTACGCGCAGTACGCCAAGGAGCCGGCGGAAGCGGTCACCTTCACGTACGACGACCTCGAAGCGAACCTCAGCACATGGACGGACCAGTGGGCGCGGCGCTTCGCCGGCGGGTGA
- a CDS encoding ABC transporter permease, which produces MSEARAVATDRPRAVVERLALPLLALVTALLLAALFYYPVATVFVDAVVEDGRLTFGPLLDVLGDEFYVGRVLGFTAYQALLSTVLSVLLGLPGAWVLARFEFRGRRTLRSVTMVPFVLPSVLVAAGFYATFGAGGSLNAVLSGLGLPTVDLLPSLSAILVAHAFYNAPLVTRVVTAAWESVDAGAVETARSLGASPRRAFRDVVAPQLLPAVLTGAALTFVFTFASFAIPLALGGAQFATVEVFIYSARRQLEYGRAASLAVLETGVSLSLMALYLRYERRQAARRRGVRTLARRPLLPGSWTRERVVRRLAVAGYAAVVAVVFLAPLASLVYASVSVDGRLTLDAYRFLIERQTTGAAFQVKPFPAIVNSLLFAAATLAVALPLGVAMGVLTTRRFRGRWAVDALSMAPLAVSGIVVGLGLLRGLVFGFEAFGYRFTVTGAVAIVAAHAVAAYPFVVRTVAPPLDRLDRALVESARALGASRARTILDVELPLVWPGVVAGAAFAAAVSIGEFDSTVILAEGGGTYTMPVAVERFLGRRLGPATAMGTVLLAVTAAAFVVVERVGGEFRG; this is translated from the coding sequence GTGAGCGAGGCGCGAGCGGTAGCGACCGACCGTCCCCGCGCCGTCGTCGAACGCCTCGCGCTCCCCCTGCTGGCGCTGGTCACCGCCCTCCTCCTCGCGGCGCTGTTCTACTACCCCGTGGCGACGGTGTTCGTCGATGCGGTCGTCGAGGACGGCCGGCTCACCTTCGGCCCGCTGCTCGACGTCCTCGGCGACGAGTTCTACGTCGGGCGCGTCCTCGGCTTCACGGCGTACCAGGCGCTCCTCTCGACCGTCCTCAGCGTCCTGCTCGGCCTCCCCGGCGCGTGGGTGCTCGCCCGCTTCGAGTTCCGGGGCCGGCGGACGCTGCGCTCGGTGACGATGGTGCCGTTCGTGCTCCCCTCGGTGCTCGTCGCCGCCGGCTTCTACGCCACCTTCGGCGCCGGAGGGAGCCTCAACGCGGTCCTGTCTGGGCTGGGCCTGCCGACGGTCGACCTGCTCCCGTCGTTGAGCGCCATCCTCGTCGCGCACGCCTTCTACAACGCGCCGCTGGTCACGCGGGTGGTGACCGCGGCGTGGGAGTCCGTCGACGCCGGCGCCGTCGAGACGGCGCGCTCGCTGGGCGCGTCGCCGCGGCGGGCGTTCCGCGACGTGGTGGCGCCCCAACTCCTCCCCGCGGTGCTCACGGGGGCGGCGCTGACGTTCGTGTTCACGTTCGCCTCCTTCGCCATCCCCCTGGCGCTGGGCGGGGCGCAGTTCGCGACCGTCGAGGTGTTCATCTACTCGGCGCGGCGCCAACTGGAGTACGGCCGCGCGGCGTCGCTGGCGGTGTTGGAGACGGGCGTCTCCCTCTCGCTGATGGCGCTGTACCTCCGCTACGAGCGCCGGCAGGCGGCCCGGCGCCGCGGGGTGCGGACGCTCGCGCGACGACCCCTCCTGCCCGGCTCGTGGACCCGCGAGCGCGTCGTCAGACGGCTCGCGGTCGCGGGCTACGCCGCGGTGGTCGCCGTCGTCTTCCTCGCGCCGCTGGCGAGTCTGGTGTACGCCAGCGTGAGCGTCGACGGCCGACTCACCCTCGACGCCTACCGGTTCCTGATCGAGCGCCAGACGACGGGCGCGGCGTTCCAGGTGAAGCCGTTCCCCGCCATCGTCAACTCCCTGCTGTTCGCGGCGGCGACGCTCGCCGTCGCGCTCCCGCTGGGCGTCGCGATGGGCGTGCTCACCACCCGTCGCTTCCGCGGTCGCTGGGCCGTCGACGCGCTGTCGATGGCGCCGCTTGCGGTGTCGGGTATCGTCGTCGGGCTGGGGCTGCTCCGGGGGCTGGTGTTCGGGTTCGAGGCGTTCGGCTACCGCTTCACCGTGACCGGCGCCGTCGCCATCGTCGCCGCCCACGCCGTCGCGGCCTACCCGTTCGTCGTCCGCACGGTCGCGCCGCCGCTGGACCGCCTCGACCGCGCGCTCGTCGAGTCGGCGCGGGCGCTCGGCGCCTCGCGGGCGCGGACGATCCTCGACGTGGAACTGCCGCTCGTGTGGCCCGGCGTCGTCGCCGGCGCCGCCTTCGCCGCCGCCGTCTCCATCGGGGAGTTCGACTCGACGGTCATCCTCGCGGAGGGCGGCGGTACCTACACGATGCCCGTCGCCGTCGAACGCTTCCTCGGCCGCCGGCTCGGCCCGGCGACCGCGATGGGCACCGTCCTGCTGGCGGTGACGGCCGCGGCGTTCGTCGTCGTCGAGCGCGTCGGAGGTGAGTTCCGTGGGTAG
- a CDS encoding ABC transporter ATP-binding protein, which produces MGSDPGGTDGDRRGDDGSGRDPAGVRVEDLRVEYGATTALDGVDFRVEPGEFFTLVGPSGCGKTTTLRCLAGFEEPTAGAVSIGGESMAGVPPEARGVGVVFQSYALFPHMSVAENVAYGLRFADPPAGTTREERVRDLLELVDLPGFADRDPDTLSGGQQQRVALARALAPEPRLLLLDEPMSALDARLRERLRVQVRDIQREVGLTTVYVTHDQEEALSVSDRVAVVDDGRIEQVGAPRELYDAPRTRFVAEFLGDNNVVSGVVAGGDGGRDGDRPAGGAGAGTDAAALAEPEAPSLRVEATDRGVLPLPVEAAGDTRPGDGLVVCVRPERVRVRRGARDDGGGDSSEDSSEDSSEDSSEDSGGDDGHASLPATVEHTEFLGDATRVRCDWDGVGFTARTDGRRSFAVGERVTLGVAPDDVHVVERR; this is translated from the coding sequence GTGGGTAGCGACCCCGGCGGGACCGACGGCGACCGCCGCGGCGACGACGGGAGCGGCCGCGACCCGGCGGGGGTTCGGGTGGAGGACCTCCGCGTCGAGTACGGCGCCACGACGGCGCTCGACGGCGTCGACTTCCGTGTCGAGCCGGGGGAGTTCTTCACGCTCGTCGGTCCCTCTGGGTGCGGGAAAACCACCACCCTGCGGTGTCTCGCGGGGTTCGAGGAGCCGACCGCCGGCGCGGTCTCGATCGGCGGCGAGTCGATGGCGGGGGTTCCACCCGAAGCGAGGGGGGTCGGCGTCGTGTTCCAGAGCTACGCGCTGTTCCCGCACATGAGCGTCGCCGAGAACGTCGCCTACGGTCTCCGCTTCGCGGACCCGCCCGCGGGGACGACCCGCGAGGAGCGCGTGCGGGACCTCCTCGAACTGGTGGACCTCCCCGGCTTCGCCGACCGCGACCCCGACACCCTCTCGGGCGGCCAACAGCAGCGGGTCGCGCTGGCACGGGCGCTGGCGCCCGAACCGCGCCTGCTCCTGCTCGACGAACCGATGTCGGCGCTGGACGCGCGGCTCCGCGAACGCCTGCGGGTGCAGGTGCGCGACATCCAGCGGGAGGTGGGGCTGACGACGGTGTACGTCACCCACGACCAGGAGGAGGCGCTGTCGGTGTCCGACCGCGTCGCGGTCGTCGACGACGGTCGGATCGAACAGGTCGGCGCGCCCCGCGAACTGTACGACGCGCCGCGGACGCGGTTCGTCGCGGAGTTCCTCGGCGACAACAACGTCGTGTCGGGCGTCGTCGCGGGCGGGGACGGCGGTCGCGACGGCGACCGTCCCGCCGGCGGCGCGGGCGCCGGGACCGACGCCGCCGCGCTCGCGGAACCGGAGGCCCCCTCGCTTCGGGTCGAGGCGACCGACCGGGGGGTGCTCCCGCTTCCAGTCGAAGCCGCGGGCGACACGCGCCCCGGCGACGGACTCGTCGTCTGCGTCCGACCCGAACGGGTCCGCGTTCGGCGCGGCGCCCGGGACGACGGCGGCGGCGACAGCAGCGAAGACAGCAGCGAAGACAGCAGCGAAGACAGCAGCGAAGACAGCGGCGGCGACGACGGGCACGCGTCGTTGCCGGCGACCGTCGAACACACCGAGTTCCTCGGCGACGCGACGCGCGTCCGGTGTGACTGGGACGGGGTCGGGTTCACGGCCCGCACCGACGGCCGGCGGTCGTTCGCGGTCGGGGAACGCGTGACGCTCGGCGTCGCCCCCGACGACGTGCACGTCGTCGAGCGACGGTGA
- a CDS encoding TQO small subunit DoxD, producing MTTTPTRTTTRFDLRTLPVGDAAAYWLVALRLITGWWFLQAGATKLLAAEPFTAAGWLANATAAGPLHGLFVFVANTPWLLAFTDVAIPVGEALIGLGLVVGALVRLAAFFGGLLMVLFYLGNADWAHGYVNGDLLGLVAFVTVGVFAAGRVLGVDALLAERFDLEQNRLLRYFI from the coding sequence ATGACCACGACACCCACCCGAACGACGACCCGATTCGACCTCCGAACGCTCCCCGTCGGCGACGCCGCCGCCTACTGGCTCGTCGCCCTCCGACTGATCACCGGCTGGTGGTTCCTGCAGGCGGGCGCCACCAAACTGCTCGCGGCCGAACCGTTCACCGCCGCGGGGTGGCTCGCGAACGCGACCGCCGCCGGCCCGCTCCACGGCCTGTTCGTGTTCGTCGCGAACACGCCGTGGCTGCTCGCGTTCACCGACGTCGCCATCCCCGTGGGTGAGGCGCTGATCGGGCTGGGCCTCGTCGTCGGCGCGCTCGTCCGCCTCGCCGCGTTCTTCGGCGGCCTCCTGATGGTACTGTTCTACCTCGGGAACGCCGACTGGGCGCACGGCTACGTCAACGGCGACCTGCTCGGCCTCGTCGCGTTCGTGACCGTCGGCGTGTTCGCCGCCGGCCGCGTGCTCGGCGTGGACGCCCTGCTGGCCGAGCGGTTCGACCTCGAACAGAACCGTCTGCTCCGCTACTTCATCTGA
- a CDS encoding methyltransferase domain-containing protein yields the protein MSVRDEFDAWAADGRDKGMEERHWHTAKHVLARMPVEDGDTVLDLGTGSGYALRALADTTGMARGYGLDGAPEMAHNAREYTLATDPDADLGFVVGDFGHLPFADDSLDHTVTMEAFYYSHDPHETLREVARVLKPGGTFHCAVNYYEENVHSHAWQDNISVDMTRWDAADYRAAFREAGLHVAAQDNVADRDVDIPPAGEFPTDSWETREAMVERYREFGTLLTVGVAP from the coding sequence ATGAGCGTACGCGACGAGTTCGACGCGTGGGCGGCCGACGGCCGCGACAAGGGGATGGAGGAGCGCCACTGGCACACCGCCAAACACGTGCTCGCCCGGATGCCCGTCGAGGACGGCGACACGGTGCTCGACTTGGGAACCGGCAGCGGCTACGCGCTGCGCGCGCTGGCCGACACCACCGGGATGGCGCGCGGCTACGGCCTCGACGGCGCCCCCGAGATGGCGCACAACGCCCGCGAGTACACCCTCGCGACCGACCCGGACGCCGACCTCGGCTTCGTCGTCGGCGACTTCGGCCACCTCCCGTTCGCGGACGACTCGCTGGACCACACGGTGACGATGGAGGCGTTCTACTACAGCCACGACCCCCACGAGACGCTCCGGGAGGTCGCGCGCGTCCTGAAGCCGGGCGGGACGTTCCACTGCGCGGTCAACTACTACGAGGAGAACGTCCACAGCCACGCGTGGCAGGACAACATCTCGGTCGACATGACCCGGTGGGACGCCGCCGACTACCGCGCGGCGTTCCGCGAGGCCGGACTCCACGTCGCCGCACAGGACAACGTCGCCGACCGCGACGTCGACATCCCGCCGGCCGGGGAGTTCCCCACCGACTCGTGGGAGACGCGCGAGGCGATGGTCGAGCGCTACCGCGAGTTTGGCACGCTGCTCACCGTCGGCGTCGCGCCCTGA
- a CDS encoding NADH:flavin oxidoreductase, giving the protein MADDPLFESFELNGTTLDNRVGLAPMTRTSATDEGHATERMARYYASFARGGFSFLVTEGTHPDTAHSQGYDNQPGLATDEQAAAWEQVVDAVHDEGSAIVAQLMHAGAQAQGNRYGYDSVAPSDYQPPGEQSELYGGSGPFPEADVLDADGLDEVREAFVAAAERAVDAGFDGIEVHAANGYLLHEFVDPLVNERDDEYGGSPENRARFPAEVTEAIDEATPAEFVVGVRASQGAVVDEERVWPDGEATAEALFTALADAGADYVHVTGGDATAPEVPDTDRTLAELAIEYAGDDAAVVANGSLGDPENARAALADGADLITLGTGALANHDWPNRVAAGEALEDLDPGVVFAPDASLSDAEVPGDD; this is encoded by the coding sequence ATGGCCGACGACCCACTCTTCGAGTCGTTCGAGTTGAACGGCACCACGCTGGACAACCGCGTCGGTCTCGCGCCGATGACCCGCACGAGCGCGACCGACGAGGGCCACGCCACCGAGCGGATGGCCCGGTACTACGCCTCCTTCGCCCGCGGCGGCTTCTCGTTCCTCGTCACCGAGGGCACCCACCCCGACACGGCCCACAGTCAGGGGTACGACAACCAACCCGGTCTCGCCACCGACGAGCAGGCGGCCGCGTGGGAGCAGGTGGTCGACGCCGTCCACGACGAAGGGAGCGCCATCGTCGCGCAGTTGATGCACGCCGGCGCACAGGCGCAGGGGAACCGCTACGGCTACGACTCGGTCGCGCCGTCGGACTATCAGCCGCCGGGCGAGCAGTCGGAACTGTACGGCGGCTCCGGGCCGTTCCCGGAGGCCGACGTACTCGACGCCGACGGCCTCGACGAAGTTCGCGAGGCGTTCGTCGCCGCCGCCGAGCGCGCGGTCGACGCCGGCTTCGACGGCATCGAGGTGCACGCCGCCAACGGCTACCTCCTCCACGAGTTCGTCGACCCGCTCGTCAACGAGCGCGACGACGAGTACGGCGGATCGCCGGAGAACCGTGCGCGGTTCCCCGCGGAGGTCACCGAAGCCATCGACGAGGCGACGCCTGCGGAGTTCGTGGTCGGCGTCCGCGCCTCGCAGGGCGCCGTCGTCGACGAGGAGCGCGTCTGGCCCGACGGTGAGGCGACCGCCGAGGCGCTGTTCACGGCGCTGGCGGACGCCGGCGCCGACTACGTCCACGTCACCGGCGGCGACGCGACCGCGCCGGAGGTGCCCGACACCGACCGCACGCTCGCGGAACTGGCGATCGAGTACGCCGGCGACGACGCCGCAGTCGTCGCCAACGGGAGCCTCGGCGACCCCGAGAACGCCCGCGCGGCGCTGGCCGACGGCGCGGACCTGATCACCCTCGGAACCGGCGCGCTCGCCAACCACGACTGGCCGAACCGCGTCGCCGCCGGCGAGGCGCTCGAGGACCTCGACCCCGGCGTCGTGTTCGCCCCCGACGCCTCCCTCAGCGACGCCGAAGTGCCGGGCGACGACTGA
- a CDS encoding metallophosphoesterase family protein translates to MDLAIVSDSHIPERADAIPDPFRERIAAADHTLHVGDVQTADALAAFRDLADGWTGVRGNIDPADVGLPTVATVEAAGVTVVAVHGAVNPATRDATIGPDPDPDDWMAASGVVEDGRDWLAAVTTTARVVAAEGITPELERACIPVPAEVDAADVDAVAAAADRAGDPEGTVVAVGGHSHRVVEDSHRGVTVLNPGTVTGADPGPRTTMLTVELTDGDVDVTLHELDE, encoded by the coding sequence ATGGACCTCGCGATCGTCTCCGACTCGCACATCCCGGAGCGTGCCGACGCGATCCCCGACCCCTTCCGCGAACGCATCGCCGCCGCCGACCACACCCTCCACGTGGGCGACGTGCAGACGGCCGACGCGCTGGCGGCGTTCCGCGACCTCGCAGACGGGTGGACCGGCGTCCGCGGCAACATCGACCCGGCCGACGTCGGACTCCCCACCGTCGCGACGGTCGAGGCGGCGGGCGTGACCGTCGTCGCGGTTCACGGGGCCGTGAACCCCGCGACGCGCGACGCGACGATCGGTCCCGATCCCGACCCCGACGACTGGATGGCCGCCTCGGGCGTCGTCGAGGACGGCCGCGACTGGCTGGCGGCGGTGACGACGACGGCGCGGGTCGTCGCCGCCGAGGGGATCACCCCGGAACTGGAGCGGGCGTGCATCCCGGTCCCGGCCGAGGTCGACGCGGCCGACGTCGACGCCGTCGCGGCCGCCGCCGACCGCGCGGGCGACCCAGAGGGGACGGTCGTCGCCGTCGGCGGCCACAGCCACCGCGTCGTCGAGGACTCCCACCGCGGCGTCACGGTGTTGAACCCGGGCACCGTGACTGGCGCCGATCCCGGCCCGCGGACGACGATGCTGACCGTGGAACTGACCGACGGTGACGTCGACGTGACGCTGCACGAACTGGACGAGTAG